The Cloeon dipterum chromosome X, ieCloDipt1.1, whole genome shotgun sequence genome includes a window with the following:
- the LOC135946188 gene encoding acid-sensing ion channel 4-like, whose amino-acid sequence MKLSTAPKFGLAADSEEKQCWIIACATTSWLKQILKLIVLVACMTAVVFQLSECILKLHYPPVSTRTELKINTTVNYPALTICRNPAYKDAVLRKYNLGPSIRLTSEWAKFPYDKISLSEFWKEATYTMVEGINQYGMAGSINHTNLEETMNFLSGRCFTIKPEIATRQIGSDAGYSVLLRHTRPTSPAWNLYVHQVTDDMIENTMQSSAVQELIILPVGEMAHVKMTVHQLERVNHPKSPCNPDRKYSSANCEERCRWREIEAKSACSVPWMPGSDLPECNNYTSLLPVIVEYLKFNTSNECSAQCPKPCHITQFNTFIVNRARDATLPSGHSQIYLFHTSKMFTWVREHWDYDLSRFVADAGGSLGFLLGVSVLSLLSMLGKALQIFTCCARTKGADAASNNTSRSSSINSFPNVIKKEKF is encoded by the exons ATGAAGCTCAGCACCGCGCCCaagtttg GGCTGGCCGCGGACAGCGAGGAAAAACAGTGCTGGATCATTGCATGCGCCACCACTTCCTGGCTCAAGCAAATCCTCAAACTCATCGTGCTCGTCGCCTGCATGACCGCGGTCGTCTTTCAG CTTTCTGAGTGCATTCTGAAGCTGCACTACCCTCCTGTGTCGACGCGTACCGAGCTGAAGATTAACACGACCGTCAACTACCCGGCCTTGACCATATGTCGCAATCCTGCCTACAAGGACGCTGTGCTCAGA aAGTACAACTTGGGTCCCAGTATCCGCCTTACGTCCGAGTGGGCCAAGTTTCCCTACGACAAGATTAGTCTGTCCGAGTTTTGGAAAGAAGCGACATACACAATGGTTGAGGGTATCAACCAGTACGGAATGGCTGGATCCATTAAtc ACACAAATCTTGAGGAGACCATGAATTTTTTGAGCGGGAGGTGTTTCACGATCAAACCGGAAATCGCTACAAGGCAAATCGGAAGCGACGCTGGTTATTCGGTCCTTCTGAGACATACAAGACCAACCTCTCCTGCCTGGAATCTGTATGTTCATCAGGTTACGGATGACATGATAG AAAACACCATGCAAAGTTCGGCTGTGCAGGAGCTGATAATTTTGCCGGTGGGCGAGATGGCGCACGTGAAGATGACAGTGCATCAGTTGGAGCGGGTGAACCACCCAAAATCGCCGTGCAACCCAGACCGAAAGTACAGCTCTGCAAAC tgtGAGGAGCGGTGCAGATGGCGGGAAATCGAGGCCAAATCGGCGTGCTCGGTGCCGTGGATGCCAGGCTCCGATCTGCCCGAGTGCAACAACTACACCAGCTTGCTGCCTGTCATAGTCGAGTACCTCAAGTTTAATACGAGCAATGAGTGCTCGGCGCAGTGCCCCAAACCGTGTCACATCACACAGTTCAATACTTTCATT GTGAACCGTGCAAGGGATGCCACTTTGCCGTCAGGCCATAGCCAGATTTACTTGTTTCACACGTCAAAAATGTTTACCTGGGTGAGAGAGCACTGGGACTATGACCTGTCACGATTTGTGGCCGATGCCGGTGGCTCGCTCGGATTCCTGCTCGGCGTCTCGGTTCTCAGCCTGCTCAGCATGCTTGGCAAGGCGCTTCAGATTTTCACGTGCTGCGCCCGCACGAAAGGCGCTGACGCAGCGAGCAACAATACCAGCCGCAGCAGTTCTATCAATAGCTTCCCCAAcgttattaaaaaggaaaaattttaa